A genomic segment from Prosthecobacter debontii encodes:
- a CDS encoding urease subunit beta yields MIPGQIIHPPDAEDLDANVGLATKRLVVANTGDRPVQVGSHFHFYEVNTSLDFDRAASLGFRLNIPAGTAVRFEPGDTREVEVVAFAGKREVYGLNNLVNGPLPA; encoded by the coding sequence ATCATACCCGGCCAAATCATCCACCCACCCGACGCTGAGGATCTCGATGCCAATGTCGGGCTGGCCACCAAAAGGCTTGTTGTTGCGAATACGGGCGATCGGCCTGTGCAAGTCGGCAGCCATTTCCACTTTTATGAGGTGAATACTTCGCTGGATTTTGACCGGGCGGCCTCGCTCGGTTTTCGTCTGAATATCCCCGCCGGCACTGCGGTGCGCTTTGAGCCGGGAGATACCCGTGAGGTCGAAGTGGTCGCCTTCGCCGGTAAGCGCGAGGTGTATGGCCTGAACAATTTAGTCAACGGACCCCTGCCCGCATGA
- the ureC gene encoding urease subunit alpha has protein sequence MKITRKQHASMFGPTVGDQVRLADTELFIEVERDLIAEKGGYGNEVKFGGGKVIRDGMAQSCLALDAECLDLVITNATILDAVQGVIKADIGIKHGRIVGIGHAGNPLLQDGIDMVIGAGTEVIAGEGCIITAGGIDTHIHFICPQQIDHALASGVTTMLGGGTGPAHGTYATTCTPGIWNIHRMLEAADEYPMNLGFLGKGNCSTPAPLREQILAGAIGLKLHEDWGTTPAAIDTCLGVADELDVQVAIHTDTLNEAGFVESTLNAFKGRTIHTYHSEGAGGGHAPDIIRVCGEANVLPSSTNPTRPFTINTIDEHLDMLMVCHHLDSKIPEDVAFAESRIRPETIAAEDLLHDLGAISMMSSDSQAMGRLGEVITRTWQTAHKMKTQFGKLDGPEHNAADNYRALRYIAKYTINPALTHGIAHEVGSIEVGKLADLVVWKPMFFGVKPEVVLKGGMIAMANMGDPNASIPTPQPMFYRPQFGAHGRAKFNTSITFVSQAALSSGVVKQLGVCKKLSAVQTCRTVSKRDMLWNNYLPKIEVDPDTYTVKADGRELRCEPASVLPMAQRYFLF, from the coding sequence ATGAAGATCACACGCAAACAACACGCCAGCATGTTCGGCCCAACGGTGGGCGATCAGGTGCGCCTCGCCGATACGGAGCTCTTCATTGAAGTGGAGCGGGATCTCATCGCGGAGAAAGGGGGCTACGGCAACGAGGTCAAGTTTGGCGGAGGCAAGGTCATCCGCGATGGCATGGCGCAGTCGTGCTTGGCCCTGGATGCCGAGTGCCTGGATCTGGTCATCACCAACGCGACGATTTTAGATGCCGTTCAAGGGGTGATCAAAGCCGATATTGGGATCAAGCATGGTCGCATTGTTGGCATCGGTCATGCGGGTAATCCTCTGCTGCAGGATGGCATTGATATGGTGATCGGCGCGGGCACGGAAGTGATCGCCGGTGAGGGATGCATCATCACCGCTGGGGGCATTGACACCCACATTCACTTCATTTGTCCTCAGCAGATCGATCATGCTCTCGCCAGTGGCGTCACGACGATGCTCGGTGGAGGCACAGGTCCGGCCCATGGCACCTATGCCACCACATGCACACCTGGGATCTGGAACATTCATCGCATGCTGGAGGCGGCGGATGAGTATCCGATGAATTTGGGCTTTTTAGGCAAGGGCAATTGCTCCACACCTGCTCCGCTCCGCGAGCAGATTTTGGCAGGAGCGATTGGCTTGAAATTGCATGAGGACTGGGGCACCACACCTGCGGCGATTGATACCTGTCTGGGGGTCGCCGATGAATTGGATGTGCAGGTGGCGATCCATACGGATACGCTGAATGAAGCTGGCTTTGTGGAGAGCACGCTCAATGCCTTCAAAGGACGCACGATCCACACCTATCACTCGGAGGGGGCTGGCGGTGGTCACGCTCCCGACATCATCAGGGTGTGTGGTGAGGCCAATGTCTTGCCCTCCTCAACCAACCCGACACGCCCCTTTACCATTAACACCATTGATGAGCATCTGGACATGCTCATGGTCTGCCATCACCTGGATTCCAAGATTCCAGAGGATGTGGCGTTTGCGGAATCTCGTATCCGTCCTGAAACCATTGCGGCGGAGGATTTGCTGCATGACCTCGGAGCGATCTCGATGATGTCGAGCGATAGTCAGGCCATGGGACGACTTGGCGAGGTCATCACTCGCACGTGGCAGACAGCGCACAAGATGAAGACCCAGTTTGGCAAGCTGGATGGTCCTGAGCATAACGCCGCCGATAACTACCGTGCGCTGCGTTACATCGCCAAATACACGATCAACCCGGCTCTTACGCACGGCATCGCTCATGAAGTGGGCAGCATCGAGGTCGGTAAGCTTGCGGACCTGGTGGTATGGAAGCCGATGTTTTTCGGAGTGAAACCAGAGGTCGTGCTGAAAGGCGGCATGATCGCCATGGCCAACATGGGCGATCCCAATGCCAGTATCCCGACTCCACAGCCGATGTTTTACCGGCCTCAATTCGGTGCGCATGGACGCGCGAAGTTCAATACCAGTATCACCTTTGTGAGCCAAGCAGCGCTATCTAGCGGAGTGGTCAAGCAGCTCGGTGTGTGTAAGAAACTGAGCGCTGTGCAAACCTGCCGAACGGTGAGTAAGCGCGACATGCTCTGGAACAATTACCTGCCCAAAATCGAAGTGGATCCAGATACCTACACCGTGAAAGCCGACGGCCGAGAACTCCGTTGTGAACCCGCCAGTGTCTTGCCCATGGCCCAGCGGTATTTCCTTTTCTAG
- a CDS encoding addiction module protein translates to MILETIPEIQSLTVDQKLRLVWEIWNDVSRDASLSPRSESLLAERLAEYDANPTAVRTTDEVTAGIQRLKQRLASERP, encoded by the coding sequence ATGATTCTGGAAACCATTCCCGAGATTCAGTCGCTCACGGTCGATCAGAAACTTCGACTCGTCTGGGAGATTTGGAATGATGTTTCGAGAGATGCATCGCTATCTCCCAGATCTGAATCGTTGCTTGCTGAGCGACTTGCTGAATATGACGCCAACCCTACTGCTGTCCGCACCACGGATGAAGTCACTGCTGGTATTCAACGTCTCAAGCAGAGATTGGCTTCAGAGCGACCATGA
- a CDS encoding type II toxin-antitoxin system RelE/ParE family toxin: MNQTLWTLGAEMDVQAIYERLEVLEEGMGDRFYGEVLADLKLLEAFPEIGSLVYGDRLRRVFVFNRNYGLYYVAEKSRLVIHALLDLRQDPDQIRRRLGRA; encoded by the coding sequence ATGAATCAGACCCTATGGACGCTTGGGGCAGAGATGGATGTCCAGGCCATTTACGAACGTCTCGAAGTATTGGAAGAGGGGATGGGCGATCGGTTTTATGGAGAAGTCTTGGCCGATCTCAAGTTATTGGAGGCGTTTCCAGAGATTGGCTCTCTGGTTTATGGAGACAGGCTTCGACGGGTCTTTGTTTTCAACCGCAACTATGGTCTCTACTATGTGGCCGAGAAAAGCAGGCTGGTGATACATGCCTTGTTAGATCTCCGGCAAGATCCGGATCAGATTCGGCGTCGTTTAGGGAGGGCATGA
- a CDS encoding urease accessory protein UreE — protein sequence MRPVSEQVELLVERRLFLKRRWRGVAGDGTEFGFDLESRLKHGGVVYQTESVDYVVRQETELVYQIRPENPEQAALMGWKIGNLHLGVQVIDGFIRIVHDTAVLQLFEREGWAYEEVHVVFNPLRVTAHAS from the coding sequence ATGCGACCTGTCTCCGAGCAGGTGGAGCTTCTCGTCGAGCGACGGCTTTTTCTCAAGCGGCGTTGGCGTGGTGTGGCTGGGGATGGAACCGAGTTCGGTTTCGATCTCGAGTCACGACTGAAGCATGGAGGCGTGGTTTATCAGACCGAATCCGTGGACTATGTCGTGCGCCAGGAGACGGAATTGGTTTATCAAATCCGCCCTGAAAATCCCGAGCAGGCGGCTTTGATGGGATGGAAGATTGGTAACCTGCATCTCGGTGTGCAGGTGATTGACGGGTTCATCCGCATCGTTCACGATACTGCTGTTCTCCAACTCTTTGAACGTGAAGGTTGGGCCTATGAAGAAGTTCACGTTGTGTTTAACCCCTTGCGTGTGACGGCCCATGCTTCCTGA
- a CDS encoding urease accessory protein UreF has product MLPEWLPWLLQVNDSQFPSGAYAHSMGLEELVQRGVVQKPEDLERFLQHQIIPSLLAFELPFLVKAHACAAAGDYAALRLMDDELEAWKLAAELRQASRQLGSRRLALVQKLDADPALTSYAQSEAPCHHLIVCALELRHLPVTAVVCAFALQTISGYAISSMKLIRLGQERCQLIIRGCMTLIAPRLDALISTPSERLGWFNPLLEIASMRHARANERLFIS; this is encoded by the coding sequence ATGCTTCCTGAGTGGTTGCCTTGGTTACTACAGGTCAATGATTCCCAGTTCCCCTCGGGGGCCTATGCTCATTCCATGGGCTTGGAGGAACTTGTGCAGCGTGGCGTGGTGCAGAAGCCGGAGGATTTGGAGAGGTTTCTTCAGCATCAGATCATTCCCAGTCTGTTGGCCTTTGAATTGCCCTTTTTGGTGAAAGCCCACGCCTGTGCGGCTGCTGGGGACTATGCTGCTTTACGCCTGATGGATGATGAGTTGGAGGCCTGGAAATTAGCGGCGGAGTTGCGCCAAGCGAGCCGCCAGTTGGGTTCTCGGCGTTTGGCGCTGGTGCAGAAGCTGGATGCGGATCCTGCGCTTACCTCCTACGCGCAGAGTGAGGCTCCCTGTCATCACTTGATCGTGTGTGCCTTGGAGTTGAGACATCTTCCGGTGACGGCCGTCGTCTGTGCCTTCGCTTTGCAAACCATCAGTGGTTATGCCATCAGTTCGATGAAACTCATCCGCCTAGGGCAGGAGCGCTGCCAGCTGATCATCCGGGGTTGCATGACCCTGATCGCTCCTCGTTTAGACGCCTTGATCTCGACCCCGTCCGAACGTCTCGGCTGGTTCAATCCTCTTCTCGAAATCGCCTCGATGCGTCATGCACGGGCCAACGAACGTCTTTTCATTTCTTAA
- the ureG gene encoding urease accessory protein UreG, whose product MSNPRPLRIGIGGPVGSGKTMCVLRLCQWLKDEYSLAVITNDIYTREDAEFLLRQNILPADRVMGVETGGCPHTAIRDDISMNMAAVLELEKRHADLQLLIIESGGDNLSATYSPELADVFIFVIDVAEGDKIPRKGGPAIRTSDLLLINKIDLAPYVGADLDVMDRDAKLMRGERPVIFADMKSEKGKDALLGWLKKEYLFV is encoded by the coding sequence ATGAGCAATCCACGACCTTTACGGATCGGCATCGGAGGGCCTGTCGGCTCTGGTAAAACCATGTGTGTGCTGCGCCTCTGCCAATGGCTGAAGGATGAGTATTCTCTCGCGGTCATTACCAATGACATCTACACCCGTGAAGATGCGGAGTTTTTGCTGCGCCAGAATATCCTGCCGGCGGATCGAGTCATGGGTGTGGAAACCGGCGGCTGTCCGCATACGGCGATCCGTGATGACATCAGCATGAATATGGCGGCGGTGTTGGAGTTGGAAAAGCGCCATGCGGATCTGCAACTGCTGATCATCGAAAGCGGTGGAGACAATCTCTCCGCGACCTATTCCCCTGAATTGGCGGATGTTTTCATCTTCGTCATCGATGTGGCTGAAGGGGATAAAATCCCGCGCAAGGGTGGCCCCGCCATTCGCACGAGTGATTTGCTGTTGATCAATAAGATCGATCTTGCGCCCTATGTGGGGGCGGATCTTGACGTGATGGATCGGGATGCCAAGCTGATGCGAGGTGAACGCCCCGTGATCTTTGCCGATATGAAATCGGAGAAGGGCAAGGATGCCTTGCTGGGATGGCTGAAAAAAGAGTATCTGTTTGTTTGA
- a CDS encoding urease accessory protein UreD → MRGHLTLTASAYDDGRTYLSQQSFRAPLHLSKPHEDAGALVVNIVNPTAGIFDGDCIELAAEAESRASVILTTPSASRVYRSRSGGPARVFQKFTARSGSHLEFFPEPFIPQAGARYQQQTELHVEGSGTLLYFDWLSPGRVASGEVFQYAELLWDLDVWCDGVLAARERYRLSPEDDSLESMLRISPQAHYLGCFFLGAPSLPVESLEALNSPEAYLGFGPLKTGGYTIKAICRDSLSARRVLQDLRRLLYTALEKPMPTLGRYL, encoded by the coding sequence ATGCGTGGTCATCTCACTCTCACCGCTTCTGCCTATGACGATGGCCGGACTTATCTGAGCCAACAGTCTTTCCGTGCACCCCTGCACCTGAGTAAACCCCATGAGGATGCGGGGGCTTTGGTTGTGAATATCGTCAATCCGACAGCTGGTATTTTCGATGGCGATTGCATCGAACTAGCCGCTGAAGCGGAGAGCCGAGCTTCGGTGATCTTGACCACCCCCAGTGCCAGTCGCGTTTATCGCTCGCGCAGCGGAGGGCCAGCACGGGTCTTTCAAAAGTTCACGGCACGCTCAGGCTCTCATTTGGAGTTCTTTCCTGAGCCGTTCATTCCACAGGCAGGGGCACGTTATCAGCAGCAGACCGAGCTGCATGTGGAGGGAAGTGGGACCTTGCTTTATTTTGACTGGCTGAGCCCGGGGCGAGTGGCCAGTGGTGAAGTCTTCCAATATGCCGAGCTGCTCTGGGATCTGGATGTCTGGTGTGATGGAGTCCTGGCGGCTCGAGAGCGTTATCGGCTTTCTCCAGAGGATGATAGCCTGGAGTCCATGCTGCGAATCAGTCCGCAGGCTCATTATCTGGGGTGTTTCTTTTTAGGGGCACCTTCATTACCGGTAGAATCATTGGAGGCGCTTAATTCGCCGGAGGCTTATCTGGGGTTTGGCCCTCTCAAAACGGGTGGATACACGATCAAAGCGATTTGTCGCGATAGCCTCAGTGCTCGACGGGTCTTGCAGGATCTGCGTCGTCTATTATACACGGCCCTCGAGAAGCCGATGCCGACCTTGGGACGTTATCTTTGA
- a CDS encoding bifunctional aldolase/short-chain dehydrogenase: MQSLWNDTEAATFGTDLLGQRVYTSRLLGRNPALVLHGGGNTSVKVTEKDFFGDDVELCYVKGSGWDLATIEREGFSPVRMDALIKMSKLASMSDADMVLQQKAAMTNPNAPAASIEAILHAILPFRFVDHSHANAISALTCNAEGEARVKELYGNRVIIVPYVMPGFILAKTVADLISGRDLRAEGVQGLVLLKHGLFTFDDDARKSYELHIEMVTMAEEYLAQKSGQAAAAQTEAATDLKALATLRQAVSKVRGYPQIARLNASAEAAGYAGLAGVAEFGTRGPLTPDHSIRTKRAPAFIGEDIAASVQKYADDYKAYFDRNAAGHTQLDAAPRFAIWPNQGVVSFGDTLKDAKIVADIAESTAATVQLAEKVGGWEPLPEKDIFEIEYWELEQAKLRKGPARKVHQGKVALVTGCAAGIGFAIAESLAEQGAQVVGLDIDKEIPDIMKKIGGVGIVVNLTEDQPVQEAIDFVVSEYGGIDIVVSNAGIFPKNEHLDVMQQMDWDRTISINLTSHQKLMNKVIPYVKLGIEPSIIFVGSRNFKAPGPGASAYSCSKAALTQLCRVAALELAPWRVRVNIVHPDAVFDTKLWTPEALQRSAERYGMTVDEYKTKNLMKVEIKSKDIGNMVSAMASPLFAKVTGAQIPVDGGNDRVI; this comes from the coding sequence ATGCAAAGCCTTTGGAACGATACAGAAGCCGCCACCTTTGGAACCGACCTGCTGGGCCAGCGTGTTTACACGAGCCGCTTGCTCGGTCGCAATCCAGCCTTGGTTCTGCATGGAGGGGGTAACACCTCCGTCAAAGTCACTGAAAAGGACTTCTTTGGAGATGATGTCGAGCTCTGCTATGTGAAAGGCAGCGGATGGGACCTCGCGACCATCGAGCGCGAAGGTTTCTCACCTGTGCGCATGGACGCTCTGATCAAGATGTCCAAGCTCGCTTCGATGAGTGATGCGGACATGGTGCTGCAGCAGAAGGCTGCCATGACCAACCCGAATGCCCCGGCGGCGAGCATCGAAGCCATTTTACATGCCATCCTGCCATTCCGGTTCGTGGATCATAGCCACGCCAATGCGATCTCGGCGCTGACTTGCAATGCGGAGGGCGAAGCCCGTGTGAAGGAACTGTATGGCAATCGCGTGATCATCGTCCCCTACGTGATGCCCGGCTTCATCCTGGCCAAGACGGTGGCGGATCTGATTTCAGGTCGTGACCTGCGTGCGGAAGGCGTGCAAGGACTCGTGCTGCTGAAGCACGGTCTGTTTACCTTCGATGACGATGCTCGTAAGAGTTATGAACTGCACATCGAGATGGTGACGATGGCCGAGGAATATCTGGCCCAGAAAAGTGGCCAAGCGGCTGCGGCTCAGACTGAGGCTGCGACCGATCTCAAGGCTCTGGCAACGCTGCGCCAAGCCGTTTCGAAAGTTCGTGGATATCCCCAGATTGCGCGGTTGAATGCCAGCGCAGAAGCGGCCGGTTATGCGGGCTTGGCGGGTGTGGCTGAGTTTGGCACCCGTGGGCCCTTGACTCCGGACCACAGCATCCGCACGAAACGCGCTCCGGCGTTCATCGGTGAAGACATTGCGGCTTCCGTGCAGAAGTATGCGGATGATTACAAAGCCTACTTTGACCGGAACGCTGCCGGTCACACCCAGCTCGATGCGGCCCCTCGGTTCGCCATCTGGCCTAACCAAGGCGTGGTGAGCTTTGGCGATACGCTGAAGGATGCTAAGATCGTCGCTGATATTGCCGAGTCCACCGCAGCGACCGTGCAGTTGGCTGAGAAGGTCGGTGGTTGGGAGCCACTGCCTGAGAAGGACATCTTTGAAATCGAATACTGGGAGCTAGAGCAAGCCAAGCTGCGCAAAGGCCCTGCACGTAAAGTGCATCAGGGCAAGGTCGCCCTCGTGACCGGTTGTGCTGCGGGTATCGGTTTTGCCATCGCCGAAAGTCTGGCCGAGCAGGGAGCCCAAGTGGTGGGTCTGGACATTGACAAGGAGATCCCCGACATCATGAAGAAGATCGGTGGGGTCGGGATCGTGGTGAACCTGACGGAAGACCAGCCCGTGCAGGAGGCCATCGACTTTGTGGTCAGTGAATACGGTGGTATTGATATCGTCGTCAGCAACGCCGGCATCTTCCCCAAGAATGAGCATCTGGATGTGATGCAGCAGATGGATTGGGATCGCACGATTTCGATCAACCTGACCAGCCATCAGAAGCTGATGAACAAGGTCATCCCATACGTGAAGCTGGGCATCGAGCCGAGCATCATCTTCGTGGGCAGCCGTAACTTCAAAGCCCCCGGCCCAGGTGCTTCTGCCTACTCCTGCAGTAAGGCTGCGCTCACTCAACTCTGCCGTGTGGCGGCCCTGGAGCTCGCTCCCTGGAGAGTGCGCGTGAACATCGTGCACCCCGATGCCGTGTTCGATACCAAGCTCTGGACCCCCGAGGCCCTTCAGCGCAGCGCTGAGCGCTACGGCATGACGGTGGATGAATACAAGACCAAGAACCTGATGAAGGTGGAGATCAAGAGCAAGGACATTGGCAACATGGTCTCCGCCATGGCATCGCCACTGTTTGCTAAGGTCACCGGGGCTCAGATCCCTGTGGATGGTGGCAATGATCGGGTGATTTGA
- a CDS encoding type II toxin-antitoxin system VapC family toxin produces the protein MVYLDTNFLIDALVPGSSQEAQVLQWLTSGESLHVSTLVWGEFLCGPLSSAAEVLARSLFPMAEPLTRTDAEMAARLFNATGRRSKSFADCCIAAVAIRESAQLATSNRSDFLPMTGHGLSLA, from the coding sequence ATGGTCTATCTGGACACCAATTTTCTGATCGATGCTTTGGTGCCTGGAAGTTCTCAGGAAGCTCAGGTTTTGCAGTGGCTAACGTCGGGTGAGAGTCTTCATGTGAGTACGTTGGTTTGGGGAGAGTTTCTGTGTGGTCCATTGTCTAGCGCTGCGGAAGTCCTGGCTCGCAGTTTATTTCCCATGGCAGAACCTTTGACCCGAACTGATGCCGAGATGGCTGCCCGACTTTTTAACGCCACCGGGCGACGGTCGAAAAGTTTTGCTGACTGCTGTATTGCAGCAGTCGCTATTCGCGAATCGGCTCAGTTGGCGACGAGCAATCGGAGCGATTTCTTGCCGATGACGGGGCATGGCTTGAGCTTGGCTTGA
- a CDS encoding class I SAM-dependent methyltransferase — MRSDFFRKPTGSRTPRPGSAQGPRPGGGKPSGPRQDRSQGGTSWEKSADWYDRILGERGSELYQAVVIPQALDLLQPQRGEFILDLGCGQGVFSRAMADKGAKVTGVDAAPTLIAKARTYQSRTPIRYYDRDAAELGGLGEFDAASAILCLQNMEHLDKVIAATAAVLKPGGRMLWVLNHPAFRIPRQTSWGHEEERKIQYRRVDAYSSTLGIPITMHPGKADSESTVSFHRSLETLTATGFAAGLSMVGLKEWYSHKESQPGPRARAENRARKEFPLFLAMLWRK, encoded by the coding sequence ATGCGTTCTGATTTCTTCCGTAAGCCCACCGGCTCCCGCACACCGCGCCCAGGTTCTGCCCAGGGGCCGCGTCCTGGCGGGGGGAAGCCTAGCGGTCCGCGACAGGATCGTAGTCAAGGTGGCACCTCCTGGGAAAAATCGGCGGATTGGTATGACCGGATTCTCGGGGAGCGCGGGTCGGAGCTGTATCAGGCGGTGGTGATTCCTCAGGCTCTTGATTTGCTCCAGCCTCAGCGTGGGGAATTCATTTTGGATCTCGGATGTGGGCAGGGCGTGTTTTCGCGCGCGATGGCCGATAAAGGCGCGAAGGTGACGGGGGTGGATGCCGCACCGACGCTGATCGCCAAGGCGAGAACCTATCAGAGCCGGACACCGATCCGTTATTACGATCGAGACGCCGCAGAGCTCGGTGGGTTGGGAGAGTTTGATGCCGCATCCGCCATCCTCTGCCTGCAAAACATGGAGCATCTGGATAAGGTGATCGCCGCGACCGCAGCGGTTTTAAAACCCGGCGGACGCATGCTCTGGGTGCTGAATCACCCGGCTTTCCGGATCCCTCGCCAGACCTCCTGGGGCCATGAAGAAGAGCGGAAAATTCAGTATCGTCGAGTGGACGCCTACAGCAGCACGCTGGGCATCCCCATCACCATGCACCCCGGCAAGGCGGACAGCGAGAGCACGGTCAGTTTCCACCGGAGTCTGGAGACCTTGACTGCGACAGGCTTCGCGGCGGGACTCAGCATGGTGGGATTGAAAGAATGGTATTCGCACAAAGAAAGCCAACCTGGGCCGCGTGCTCGTGCTGAAAACCGGGCTCGCAAGGAGTTTCCGCTGTTCCTGGCCATGCTTTGGCGAAAGTAA
- a CDS encoding c-type cytochrome domain-containing protein, whose amino-acid sequence MKYLAPVCFLGLLLAACASKPAPESPVEALAGRAYFVTYVKPIFELQCLRCHQGANPPAGLSLVQRSGAFAPRKRDKAYIVPGDPEASLLYTAVTREGTHPLIMPRLDITLTDDDIGALHEWIEDGAYWPDNPDGFLQPRYNIENP is encoded by the coding sequence ATGAAATACCTCGCTCCCGTCTGTTTCCTGGGTCTTCTCCTCGCGGCTTGTGCCAGTAAACCTGCGCCGGAAAGTCCGGTGGAGGCCCTGGCGGGGCGCGCCTATTTTGTGACGTATGTGAAGCCGATCTTTGAGTTGCAGTGCCTGCGCTGCCATCAGGGGGCCAATCCTCCGGCGGGTTTATCCCTCGTTCAGCGCAGTGGTGCGTTTGCTCCGAGAAAGAGAGATAAGGCTTACATCGTTCCTGGAGATCCTGAGGCATCGCTGCTTTACACGGCCGTGACGCGGGAGGGAACGCACCCTCTCATCATGCCGCGTCTGGACATCACCCTAACCGATGATGATATTGGTGCCTTGCATGAATGGATCGAAGACGGTGCATACTGGCCTGACAATCCAGACGGTTTTCTTCAACCCCGATACAACATCGAAAATCCTTGA
- a CDS encoding aspartate aminotransferase family protein, which produces MGKEYDTTPQTVPHVATKYRTICTPVPHPDSVQHIERSRKYEPLSMRGMPPIVWDRAEDISVYDKYGNRWLDWSSGVLVTNCGHGVPEVRQAIIDQVNSGLIHNYVFPSEERPELAELIASVSPEPLKKVFLLSTGSEATECAIKLSRAHGIAVGGREKIGIIGFERGYHGRTLASQQAGGMAGQKTWIVNMDPAIINVPFPDGYWEDDSSFDGFLQAVEKSGMKPSQIAGVIMESYQGVGPDFAPVEYIQKLRAWCTEHDVVLTFDEVQSGFGRTGKFWAFEHYGVVPDLICCGKGISSSLPLSAVIGRPDIMDQFPPGSMTSTHTGNPVCCAAALANIRKILNDDLTGNAARLEPVLLAACKAIQEKYPDVIGNVTCAGLVAGIQTVKKGTKQPDHDLAHRVIELCYQKGLLFFAPVGAWGQTVKICPPLTIPQEALEEGIAVMSEAFDEAIDEMYGEEEVEEIDEAVAELV; this is translated from the coding sequence ATGGGCAAAGAATACGACACCACTCCCCAGACCGTCCCGCATGTAGCGACGAAATATCGCACCATCTGCACACCGGTCCCTCATCCAGATTCAGTCCAACACATTGAGCGGAGTCGCAAGTATGAGCCCCTGTCCATGCGCGGCATGCCTCCCATCGTCTGGGATCGGGCCGAAGATATTTCGGTCTATGACAAGTATGGTAACCGCTGGTTAGACTGGAGCAGCGGCGTGCTGGTGACCAATTGTGGTCACGGTGTGCCCGAGGTGCGTCAGGCGATCATTGATCAGGTCAACAGCGGTTTGATTCACAACTACGTCTTCCCGAGCGAAGAGCGTCCTGAATTGGCCGAATTGATCGCCAGTGTTTCTCCAGAGCCGCTGAAGAAGGTGTTCCTCCTGAGCACTGGTAGCGAGGCCACCGAGTGCGCGATCAAGTTGAGCCGCGCGCACGGCATCGCAGTCGGTGGACGTGAAAAGATCGGCATCATTGGATTCGAGCGTGGTTATCATGGACGCACTCTGGCTTCTCAGCAGGCGGGTGGTATGGCCGGGCAGAAGACCTGGATCGTGAATATGGACCCGGCCATCATCAACGTGCCATTCCCGGATGGGTATTGGGAAGATGACAGCAGCTTCGATGGTTTCCTTCAGGCGGTGGAGAAAAGCGGCATGAAGCCCTCACAAATCGCGGGTGTGATCATGGAGAGCTATCAGGGTGTCGGTCCTGACTTCGCGCCGGTGGAATACATCCAGAAACTGCGTGCCTGGTGCACGGAGCATGACGTGGTGCTGACCTTCGATGAAGTGCAGTCAGGCTTTGGCCGCACAGGTAAATTCTGGGCCTTTGAGCATTACGGCGTGGTGCCGGACCTCATCTGCTGTGGCAAGGGCATCTCGTCATCCCTGCCTCTGAGTGCGGTGATCGGGCGTCCCGACATCATGGACCAGTTCCCGCCTGGGTCGATGACCAGCACGCATACAGGCAACCCCGTCTGCTGTGCCGCCGCTCTGGCCAACATCCGCAAGATCCTCAACGACGATCTCACGGGCAATGCGGCACGCTTGGAGCCTGTCCTCCTGGCCGCCTGCAAAGCCATTCAGGAGAAATACCCGGACGTGATCGGGAACGTGACTTGCGCCGGGCTGGTGGCCGGGATCCAGACGGTGAAGAAGGGCACAAAACAGCCTGACCATGATCTGGCTCATCGAGTCATTGAACTCTGCTATCAAAAGGGGCTGCTGTTCTTCGCACCCGTGGGTGCCTGGGGCCAAACTGTGAAAATCTGTCCGCCACTGACCATCCCACAGGAGGCTCTGGAGGAAGGCATCGCTGTCATGAGTGAAGCTTTTGATGAAGCTATTGACGAAATGTATGGCGAGGAAGAAGTCGAGGAAATCGACGAAGCGGTGGCTGAGCTTGTTTGA